The genomic stretch CCGGGGCGCATTCCAACGGAGGTACATTGGATCACTCCTCGAAGGCCGCGCGCAGCAGGGAGCGAGCCGAGGGGCGGCGTGGTCCACTCTGCCGCCGGAAACGCGGGTCGCAGCCGACGGATCACTTCACGCGCTCGGCGCGGCGAGCGGTTCGCCACCGCGATACCCCGGGCGCCGGCCATTGCGAGGGCGACGATCACGGCCCGAGCCGCTCCGCCCGCGCCTAACACCAGGAAGCGTCCGCCTCGAACCCTGACGCCCGTGTCCTCGCGGAACGCATGCAAGAATCCCCCGGCATCGGTGTTGTACCCGATCAACCGCTCGCCGCGTCGTACGATCGTGTTGACGGCGCCGATCAGGCGCGCTTCCCGGGACAAGTCGTCCAACCAAGGGATCACGCGCTCCTTGTGCGGAATGGTGAGGTTCGCGCCGGCGAATCCCAGGGCGCGCACGCCCTTCATTGCATTCTCGAGCGCGGCGGGCGGCACCGCAAACGGAATGTATCGGTAGTCCAACCCCAGCACC from Nitrospirota bacterium encodes the following:
- a CDS encoding shikimate dehydrogenase → MSAPSGRSAAGISGRTRIVALLGFPVEHSRSPAMHNAAFQVLGLDYRYIPFAVPPAALENAMKGVRALGFAGANLTIPHKERVIPWLDDLSREARLIGAVNTIVRRGERLIGYNTDAGGFLHAFREDTGVRVRGGRFLVLGAGGAARAVIVALAMAGARGIAVANRSPRRAREVIRRLRPAFPAAEWTTPPLGSLPAARGLRGVIQCTSVGMRPGDPSPVPRDWLEPHLVVYDLIYHAPTTLLRDAESVGARCAGGLGMLLHQGAMAFTLWTGRRAPVEVMRRALEACP